The following proteins are encoded in a genomic region of Dokdonia donghaensis DSW-1:
- a CDS encoding deoxycytidylate deaminase, which translates to MGSKQHKYDIAYLRMAREWGKLSYCNRKQVGAIIVKDKMIISDGYNGTPTGFENVCEDEENNTKWYVLHAEANAILKVASSTQSCHGATLYITLSPCKDCSKLVHQAGIKRVVYHSAYKDLTGVKFLEKAGVEIVHLQDIDS; encoded by the coding sequence ATGGGGTCAAAACAGCATAAATACGATATAGCATACCTAAGAATGGCTCGGGAGTGGGGAAAACTCTCGTACTGTAATCGCAAGCAGGTAGGGGCAATAATCGTTAAGGATAAGATGATTATCTCAGACGGTTATAATGGCACACCCACAGGATTTGAAAATGTGTGTGAAGATGAAGAAAATAATACAAAGTGGTATGTTTTACACGCTGAGGCAAATGCTATACTAAAGGTAGCAAGCTCAACTCAATCTTGCCACGGTGCAACTTTATATATCACACTGAGCCCTTGTAAAGATTGTAGTAAATTAGTACATCAAGCAGGTATAAAACGTGTGGTTTACCATAGCGCTTATAAAGATCTTACAGGAGTAAAATTTTTAGAAAAAGCTGGCGTTGAGATAGTGCACCTTCAAGATATAGACTCATAA
- a CDS encoding S41 family peptidase, which translates to MKIKRKYIPILFGLGIALGILLGSMLDFGYNDTALFASNSKKEKLNKLIDYIDYEYVDAINTDSIVDVTVNGILDNLDPHSSYIPPDEYRAVEENMKGDFVGIGVSFYPYNDSIAVIQAIKGGPSASAGVKGGDRIVYADGIDLSQNTITDDSLSRILKGKVRTPIEIKIKRPGEEDLLTFNFNRDRVPISSVIGSYMLTDDLGYVKINRFAESTHKEFVDALTVLKNQGATSIALDLRDNPGGYISSAEGVVDEFLEEDKLILFTKNKSGKISNSYTDNGGLFEEGEVFVLINENSASASEIVAGALQDNDKGIIVGRRSFGKGLVQREMDLGDGSAVRLTIARYYTPTGRSIQKPYELGDKDYYEDYLNRYENGELRSADSIKVADSLKFRTPKGKIVYGGGGIIPDVFVPKNTDYEVEHLNYVLRSGYMRLFIFEQLEKDRPYYNSLSMEQFKNEVTITDAVIEDFISFARFRKITLKASNYKELYRRYLKATMAGQLFGNNAFEMMVNQEDDVIKKVIALSKEE; encoded by the coding sequence ATGAAAATTAAGCGCAAGTACATACCCATACTATTTGGTTTAGGCATCGCCCTAGGGATTTTACTAGGGAGTATGTTAGACTTTGGTTATAACGATACTGCGCTCTTTGCATCAAACTCAAAAAAGGAAAAACTCAATAAACTTATTGATTACATAGACTATGAGTATGTAGATGCCATAAATACAGATAGTATAGTAGATGTTACTGTAAACGGTATTTTAGATAATCTAGATCCTCACTCAAGTTATATACCACCAGATGAGTACCGAGCTGTAGAAGAAAATATGAAAGGCGATTTTGTGGGTATAGGGGTTAGTTTTTATCCATATAATGACTCTATTGCGGTAATACAAGCTATAAAGGGAGGTCCAAGTGCTAGCGCTGGAGTAAAAGGGGGTGATCGCATTGTATATGCAGATGGAATAGACTTATCTCAGAACACTATTACAGATGATTCATTATCTCGTATTCTTAAAGGAAAAGTACGCACACCTATTGAGATTAAGATAAAAAGACCAGGAGAAGAAGACTTGCTTACCTTTAATTTTAACAGAGATCGTGTACCTATCTCTAGCGTTATAGGTAGTTATATGCTTACTGATGATTTAGGATATGTAAAAATTAATCGTTTTGCAGAGTCTACTCATAAAGAGTTTGTAGATGCACTTACGGTTTTAAAAAATCAAGGCGCAACTAGTATTGCTTTAGATTTAAGAGATAATCCAGGGGGCTATATCTCGAGCGCAGAGGGGGTAGTAGATGAATTTTTAGAAGAAGATAAGCTCATATTATTTACTAAAAATAAATCGGGTAAGATATCTAATAGTTATACAGATAACGGTGGTCTCTTTGAAGAGGGTGAAGTTTTTGTACTTATTAATGAAAATTCGGCAAGCGCGAGTGAAATCGTTGCGGGAGCACTTCAAGATAATGACAAAGGCATTATAGTGGGGCGCAGGTCCTTTGGAAAAGGCCTTGTACAGCGTGAGATGGATTTGGGAGATGGAAGTGCGGTAAGGCTTACAATAGCTCGCTACTATACACCTACTGGTAGATCAATACAAAAACCGTATGAGCTAGGAGATAAAGATTATTATGAAGATTACCTTAACAGGTATGAAAACGGAGAGTTGCGCAGTGCAGATAGTATTAAAGTAGCAGATTCATTGAAATTTAGAACCCCAAAGGGTAAGATAGTTTATGGTGGTGGTGGTATTATTCCAGATGTATTTGTGCCTAAAAACACAGACTATGAAGTTGAACATCTTAACTACGTACTGAGGTCTGGTTATATGCGCCTCTTTATTTTTGAACAATTAGAAAAAGATAGGCCTTACTATAACTCACTATCTATGGAGCAGTTTAAAAATGAAGTTACCATTACAGATGCTGTAATAGAAGATTTTATATCTTTCGCTCGTTTTAGAAAAATTACGTTAAAGGCTAGTAATTATAAAGAATTGTATAGAAGATATCTCAAAGCTACTATGGCTGGACAGCTCTTTGGTAACAATGCTTTTGAGATGATGGTTAATCAAGAAGACGATGTGATCAAAAAGGTCATTGCTCTTTCAAAAGAAGAATAA
- a CDS encoding aspartate kinase, which yields MQVFKFGGASVKDAAGIKNIATVLNETGVTEKLVVISAMGKTTNAMEAIVNAYLNDKILLPEHLKATVDYHTQIASDLFTPGHTIFTSLKALFEELKGFLAWNKSPKYDFVYDQIVSYGELLSTTIVSAYLTDQGVRNTWLDARTILKTDNSYRDGRIDWDITQLAIKESVDPTALSITQGFIASDSNNFTTTLGREGSDYTGGIFAYCLNACSLTIWKDVPGVLNGDPRVFNNTELLHQIPYEEAIELAFYGASVIHPKTLQPLQRKEIPLYVKSFLNPKNPGTMVSAVASLVPEVPCYIVKKSQILISLSSLDFSFMVEDNIAEIFQLLALYKLKVDLIQNSAISFSLCVDNKFNGLEKLVNQLKGKFKVTVTPNVHLYTIRHFNQNALDNFQEGKEVLLKQATQNTVQLVTQN from the coding sequence ATGCAGGTATTTAAATTTGGGGGAGCCTCTGTAAAGGATGCAGCTGGGATAAAGAATATTGCCACCGTTCTTAATGAAACTGGAGTGACAGAAAAACTTGTGGTCATCTCTGCAATGGGGAAAACTACAAATGCGATGGAGGCAATTGTAAATGCCTATCTTAACGATAAAATATTACTGCCAGAACATCTCAAAGCCACAGTAGACTATCACACGCAGATAGCCAGCGACCTATTTACACCTGGGCATACTATTTTTACATCTTTAAAAGCATTATTTGAAGAGTTAAAAGGCTTTCTCGCGTGGAACAAATCTCCAAAATATGATTTTGTATACGACCAGATTGTTTCTTATGGTGAATTACTGTCCACCACAATTGTAAGTGCATATCTCACAGATCAAGGAGTTAGAAACACTTGGCTAGATGCTAGAACTATTTTAAAAACTGATAATAGCTACCGAGACGGGCGCATAGACTGGGACATAACGCAACTTGCCATAAAAGAATCTGTAGACCCCACAGCGCTATCCATCACTCAGGGGTTTATAGCCTCAGACAGTAATAACTTCACCACCACTTTAGGCAGGGAAGGGTCTGACTATACGGGAGGTATTTTTGCCTACTGCCTCAATGCTTGTAGTCTTACCATTTGGAAAGATGTCCCTGGAGTTTTAAATGGTGATCCTCGTGTGTTTAACAATACAGAGCTCTTGCACCAGATACCCTATGAGGAAGCGATAGAGCTTGCTTTTTATGGCGCATCAGTTATTCACCCTAAAACCCTACAACCACTACAGCGCAAAGAGATACCATTATATGTGAAGTCTTTTTTAAATCCAAAAAATCCAGGCACAATGGTAAGCGCAGTCGCATCACTAGTGCCAGAAGTACCTTGCTATATTGTAAAGAAAAGCCAGATATTAATATCATTATCATCTCTTGACTTCTCATTTATGGTAGAAGATAATATTGCAGAGATATTTCAACTATTAGCATTATACAAGCTTAAAGTAGATCTTATACAGAACTCTGCCATAAGCTTCTCTCTTTGTGTAGATAATAAGTTTAACGGCTTAGAAAAGCTTGTAAATCAACTCAAAGGAAAATTTAAAGTAACCGTTACGCCTAATGTGCATCTTTACACTATTAGGCATTTTAACCAGAACGCTTTAGATAACTTTCAAGAAGGTAAAGAGGTACTTCTCAAGCAGGCGACACAAAATACAGTGCAACTTGTGACACAAAACTAA
- a CDS encoding GNAT family N-acyltransferase, whose amino-acid sequence MGLVTAKEVARAINVDKFGFVGTFIGWSLMKVLKISTANKIYDRNKHLGDLEFLNALLDEFKIKFEIPEEDLKRLPKSGAYITISNHPLGGIDGILLLKLMLEQRPDFKIIANFLLHRIEPLKPYVMPVNPFENKKDVKSSIAGFKSAISHLRDGHPLGVFPAGEVSTYKDDKLIIDKPWEEAAMKLIKKAEVPVVPIYFHAKNSRLFYQLSRLSDTLRTAKLPSELLTQKHRVIKVRIGNPIKVAAQKEHESLADFTEFLRKKTYMLANSFEKNSLLKDIPQKLKVTKEPKKIVTEISSDLIEDEILRLREKDRRLLQSKNYEVYLAPAQEIPNILREIGRLREITFRAIGEGTNEAIDLDKFDRYYYHMFLWDNKENTLAGAYRMGLGSKIYKEYGIDGFYLQDLFRFEPELHKMMSESIEMGRAFITKEYQQKPMPLFLLWKGIVHTTLRFPEHKYLIGGVSISNQFSNFSKSLMIEFMKSHYYDPYVAQYIRPKKEWKVKLKDADKEFVFDESKADLNKFDKLIEEVEPGSLRLPVLIKKYIKQNAKVIAFNVDPLFNNAIDGLMYIRISDLPESTVKPVMEEFQAELEKKYGQRIPEEE is encoded by the coding sequence ATGGGTCTAGTCACCGCAAAAGAAGTTGCTCGCGCTATCAATGTCGATAAATTCGGTTTTGTAGGCACTTTTATTGGGTGGTCATTAATGAAGGTTCTAAAAATCTCTACGGCAAATAAAATCTATGATCGCAATAAGCACCTAGGCGATCTCGAGTTTCTCAATGCACTACTAGACGAGTTTAAGATTAAATTTGAAATACCAGAAGAAGACCTCAAGAGACTCCCAAAGAGTGGCGCTTACATTACGATATCAAATCACCCACTAGGGGGCATAGACGGAATATTACTGCTCAAACTTATGCTCGAGCAGCGTCCAGATTTTAAAATCATAGCAAATTTTTTATTACACCGTATTGAGCCACTTAAGCCTTATGTGATGCCTGTAAATCCTTTTGAAAATAAAAAGGACGTTAAATCTAGTATTGCAGGTTTTAAAAGCGCCATCTCACACCTGCGAGACGGCCACCCTCTAGGTGTATTTCCTGCTGGAGAAGTATCTACCTATAAAGATGACAAGCTCATTATAGATAAGCCGTGGGAAGAAGCAGCAATGAAGCTTATTAAAAAAGCAGAGGTTCCGGTTGTCCCTATCTATTTTCACGCAAAAAACAGCAGGCTTTTTTATCAACTATCACGACTAAGCGACACGCTACGTACCGCAAAGTTGCCTAGCGAACTTCTAACTCAAAAGCATAGAGTCATAAAGGTGCGTATAGGGAATCCTATAAAAGTTGCTGCACAAAAGGAGCACGAGTCACTTGCAGATTTTACAGAGTTCTTACGCAAGAAAACATATATGCTTGCAAACTCTTTTGAAAAAAACAGCTTACTAAAAGATATCCCGCAAAAGCTTAAGGTCACAAAAGAACCTAAAAAGATCGTAACCGAAATAAGTAGTGATCTCATAGAAGATGAAATTTTACGCTTGCGCGAAAAAGACCGTCGTTTACTACAAAGTAAAAACTACGAAGTCTACCTAGCCCCTGCTCAAGAAATACCTAACATCTTACGTGAGATAGGCCGCTTGAGAGAGATCACATTTAGAGCCATTGGGGAAGGTACAAATGAAGCCATAGACCTCGATAAATTTGACAGGTATTATTACCATATGTTTTTATGGGATAATAAAGAAAACACTCTTGCCGGAGCGTACAGAATGGGGCTAGGGTCAAAAATTTATAAGGAATATGGAATTGATGGTTTTTACCTTCAAGATCTTTTTCGTTTTGAACCGGAGCTTCACAAAATGATGAGCGAGAGTATAGAGATGGGACGCGCTTTTATCACAAAAGAGTATCAACAAAAGCCTATGCCACTTTTTCTATTGTGGAAAGGTATTGTACACACCACACTTCGCTTTCCAGAACACAAATATCTCATAGGTGGTGTAAGTATCTCAAACCAGTTTTCTAACTTCTCAAAATCTCTTATGATAGAGTTTATGAAGTCCCATTATTATGATCCTTACGTGGCACAGTATATACGCCCAAAAAAGGAGTGGAAGGTAAAACTTAAAGATGCAGATAAAGAATTTGTTTTTGATGAAAGCAAAGCAGATCTCAACAAGTTTGACAAGCTTATAGAAGAAGTTGAGCCAGGTTCTTTACGTCTCCCTGTACTTATAAAAAAGTATATAAAACAAAATGCAAAGGTTATAGCCTTTAATGTAGACCCCCTCTTTAACAATGCTATAGATGGCTTGATGTACATACGCATATCAGATCTTCCAGAAAGCACTGTAAAACCTGTTATGGAAGAGTTTCAAGCAGAGCTAGAAAAAAAGTACGGGCAACGCATCCCAGAAGAGGAGTAG
- a CDS encoding HupE/UreJ family protein: protein MDSFLFYFKEGLFHVLDWKAYDHILFLIVLTVPYLISNWKKLFTLVTIFTIGHTLTLAMSAYGIIRVNSSLVEVLIPVTILITALYNIFTAGKKNRNLKLGIHLFAALFFGLIHGLGFSTYFKMMTASSDSKLLPLLEYTLGIESAQIIIVLVVLIVSFIGQSIFRFSQRDWVMVISSIVIGVAIPVFQNALSSINF, encoded by the coding sequence ATGGATTCATTCTTGTTTTATTTTAAAGAAGGCCTCTTCCACGTATTAGATTGGAAAGCTTACGACCACATTCTCTTTTTAATTGTACTCACTGTACCCTACCTCATTTCAAACTGGAAAAAACTCTTTACCCTAGTCACCATATTTACTATAGGGCATACGCTCACACTAGCAATGTCTGCCTATGGGATTATACGTGTAAATAGCTCCCTTGTAGAGGTACTCATACCCGTAACTATACTCATTACTGCGTTATATAATATTTTTACAGCTGGTAAGAAAAATAGAAATCTTAAATTAGGGATACATCTCTTTGCAGCATTATTCTTTGGGCTTATACACGGCCTCGGGTTTTCTACCTATTTTAAGATGATGACCGCAAGTTCAGATAGTAAGTTACTTCCGTTACTAGAGTACACTTTAGGTATAGAGAGTGCTCAGATTATTATAGTACTCGTTGTATTAATAGTAAGTTTTATAGGACAATCTATTTTTAGGTTTTCACAACGTGACTGGGTGATGGTTATATCTTCTATTGTAATAGGGGTTGCCATACCAGTATTTCAAAATGCATTATCAAGTATTAATTTCTAG
- a CDS encoding GNAT family N-acetyltransferase: MNLAIKKATPEDMPAVLSLINELAVFEKEPDAVKINEDILIENGFGDNPLFYCFVAKENDTVIGMALCYYRFSTWDGKSLHLEDLVVREEYRGKGVGKKLYDQVMTFGKENGVKRVEWVVLDWNKNAIAFYEKSGAQFLKDWYLVQMDEGRLHKYIKTITPS, encoded by the coding sequence ATGAACCTCGCTATCAAAAAGGCAACTCCAGAAGATATGCCCGCTGTATTATCTCTCATTAATGAACTGGCAGTTTTTGAGAAAGAACCAGATGCTGTAAAGATTAACGAAGACATTTTAATAGAAAATGGATTTGGTGACAACCCCCTTTTTTATTGTTTTGTAGCCAAAGAAAATGACACCGTTATCGGTATGGCGCTATGTTATTATCGCTTTTCTACCTGGGACGGAAAATCACTACACCTAGAAGACCTTGTGGTAAGAGAGGAATATCGAGGCAAAGGAGTAGGTAAAAAATTATATGACCAAGTAATGACTTTTGGTAAAGAAAATGGGGTTAAAAGGGTTGAATGGGTCGTACTAGACTGGAATAAAAACGCCATAGCCTTTTATGAAAAAAGTGGCGCTCAATTCCTCAAAGACTGGTATCTAGTACAGATGGACGAAGGGCGTTTACATAAATACATTAAAACCATAACGCCATCTTAG
- a CDS encoding MarC family protein, producing MKIDLKEILTATMVLFAVIDIVGSIPIVLKLRKKAGHIQSEKAALVALIVMTLFVFVGESILGVIGINVYEFAVAGSFILFFIALEMILGVSLFKDDDTLSKKTVSVFPLAFPLIAGPGTLTSLLALRAEYDLMNILIAVVLNILLVYLVLKTSRHIERFLGKNGIAIIHKVFGVILLAIAVKLFTANIQELFK from the coding sequence ATGAAAATAGATTTAAAGGAGATTCTAACCGCTACAATGGTTCTTTTTGCAGTTATCGACATTGTAGGAAGTATCCCTATTGTTTTAAAACTACGTAAGAAAGCAGGTCACATACAGAGTGAGAAAGCGGCGCTAGTTGCTCTTATTGTGATGACCTTATTTGTTTTTGTAGGTGAGAGCATACTAGGTGTTATAGGTATTAATGTATATGAGTTTGCTGTTGCGGGTTCATTTATTCTCTTTTTTATTGCACTAGAGATGATACTAGGTGTAAGCCTTTTTAAAGATGACGATACACTTAGTAAAAAGACGGTTTCTGTTTTTCCGCTAGCTTTCCCGCTTATTGCTGGTCCTGGTACTCTTACTTCTCTTCTAGCACTAAGAGCAGAGTATGACCTTATGAACATTCTTATAGCTGTCGTTCTTAACATCTTGCTTGTTTATCTAGTACTTAAAACGTCAAGACACATTGAACGATTTTTAGGAAAGAACGGTATTGCTATTATACATAAAGTTTTTGGTGTAATTTTGTTAGCCATTGCTGTAAAGTTATTTACTGCAAACATTCAAGAACTTTTCAAATAG
- the fbp gene encoding class 1 fructose-bisphosphatase yields the protein MSRKNQTLGEFIIENQAEFQYSSGELSRLINSIRLAAKVVNHEVNKAGLVDIVGAAGETNIQGEDQQKLDVMANDTFIRTLTNRNILCGIASEENDDFISLEGQNGDNNNKYILLMDPLDGSSNIDVNVSVGTIFSIYRRVTPPGTPVTIEDFLQPGREQVAAGYIVYGTSTMIVYTTGHGVNGFTLNPAIGTFYLSHPNMQFPEMGNIYSVNEGNYVQFPDGVKKYIKYCQEEAEGRPYTSRYIGSLVSDIHRNMIKGGIYMYPKSSKATNGKLRLLYECNPMAFIAEQAGGKASDGYTRILDLKPTELHERVPFFCGSRLMVEKAESFMNND from the coding sequence GTGTCACGTAAAAATCAAACTCTAGGCGAATTTATAATTGAAAACCAAGCAGAATTCCAGTACTCATCTGGAGAGCTATCTCGCTTAATAAACTCTATAAGGCTGGCAGCAAAGGTTGTAAACCACGAGGTAAATAAGGCAGGGCTAGTAGATATAGTAGGTGCCGCTGGAGAGACTAACATACAGGGTGAAGACCAGCAAAAGCTGGATGTAATGGCAAATGATACCTTCATAAGAACGCTTACTAATCGTAATATTTTATGTGGTATTGCCAGCGAAGAAAATGATGATTTTATCTCCCTAGAAGGTCAAAATGGTGACAATAACAATAAATATATCTTACTTATGGATCCCCTAGATGGATCTTCAAACATAGATGTAAATGTGTCTGTAGGAACTATTTTTTCAATATATAGAAGGGTTACGCCACCAGGTACTCCTGTGACTATAGAAGATTTTTTACAACCAGGGAGAGAGCAAGTAGCTGCTGGTTATATTGTATATGGTACCTCTACTATGATTGTCTACACAACAGGTCACGGGGTAAATGGATTTACTCTCAACCCTGCAATAGGTACTTTTTACTTATCACACCCTAATATGCAGTTTCCAGAGATGGGTAATATTTATTCTGTAAACGAGGGTAACTATGTACAATTTCCGGATGGTGTGAAGAAGTATATAAAATACTGTCAAGAAGAAGCCGAGGGACGTCCTTATACATCACGATATATAGGGTCGTTAGTGTCTGATATACATAGAAATATGATAAAAGGTGGTATATATATGTACCCAAAAAGTTCAAAAGCTACAAATGGAAAATTACGCCTTCTTTATGAGTGCAATCCTATGGCTTTTATAGCAGAGCAGGCAGGAGGTAAAGCTAGTGATGGTTACACACGTATTTTAGACTTAAAACCTACAGAGCTACACGAGCGTGTTCCCTTCTTTTGCGGGAGCAGATTAATGGTCGAAAAAGCCGAAAGTTTTATGAATAACGATTAA
- a CDS encoding ATP-binding protein, whose product MLDNLRQDFINKTTQVVVINKELEVIDSDNNLFDLKKNSNITDFHPFFYALSTVFEENLQDETFFCVQMEVLSRHYFIDIKTYLQEDDESLVLILNDLTDHYKTVHQIKQVRNESIINFNISQELNQQLEIQRSFKNKFLANVSHEIRTPLNSIVGFISVLENTEITREQLDVLHIIKDSSKNLVTILDDLMDISKIEAGKLDIKKRRFDFREFVEKLAKTYQIRTDDKRLSFDFELSSKIPRFLVGDHLRINQVIVNLLENALKYTHQGGIKFRVTTSSLNARRIPVTFEVTDTGIGIPKEKLDSIFDSFTQLEKRGLFGGSGLGLSIVKQLTDLLESDLEVKSLEGEGSTFSFTVYMGVSHNQKKDKGAKKKRVKKDLKGSKRPRILLGEDVEVNQLLMMRLFSDYGAYSLDIAKNGERVIEYLDRFPYDLVILDLTMPIMDGLDAAVQIRNSSNKKVSKLPIIALTARTSQEEQDAAKEAGMNAYLTKPIDADLLFSTIERLLSRYKRKDKVLEVSEEEE is encoded by the coding sequence ATGCTTGATAACCTCAGACAAGATTTTATAAATAAAACTACGCAAGTAGTCGTAATCAATAAGGAACTAGAGGTTATAGACTCTGACAATAATCTTTTTGACTTAAAAAAAAATTCTAATATCACGGATTTCCATCCGTTCTTTTATGCATTAAGTACTGTTTTTGAAGAAAACCTTCAAGATGAAACTTTCTTTTGTGTACAGATGGAAGTGTTAAGTCGCCATTACTTTATAGATATAAAAACTTATCTACAAGAAGATGATGAGAGTCTTGTTCTCATCTTAAACGATCTTACAGATCACTATAAGACGGTACATCAAATAAAGCAGGTTCGTAATGAGTCTATCATAAACTTTAATATATCTCAAGAACTTAACCAGCAGCTAGAGATACAGCGCAGTTTTAAAAATAAATTCTTGGCAAATGTAAGCCACGAGATACGTACGCCTCTTAATAGTATTGTGGGCTTTATATCGGTATTAGAAAATACTGAGATCACAAGAGAGCAACTTGATGTATTACATATTATAAAAGATAGTTCAAAAAATCTTGTGACTATATTAGATGACCTAATGGACATCTCAAAAATTGAAGCTGGAAAGTTAGATATTAAAAAGCGACGTTTTGATTTTAGAGAGTTTGTAGAAAAGCTAGCAAAAACGTATCAAATACGTACAGATGATAAAAGACTGTCATTTGATTTTGAATTGAGTTCTAAGATACCACGTTTTTTAGTGGGAGATCATTTACGTATAAACCAAGTTATTGTAAACCTTTTAGAGAATGCGTTAAAATACACGCATCAAGGTGGAATTAAGTTTAGGGTTACTACGTCATCATTAAATGCACGTCGTATTCCAGTGACGTTTGAGGTTACAGATACAGGTATAGGTATACCCAAAGAAAAGCTAGATAGTATTTTTGACAGCTTTACGCAGTTAGAAAAGCGAGGTCTTTTTGGAGGGTCTGGTTTGGGTCTGAGTATTGTAAAACAACTCACAGACTTGTTAGAGAGTGATCTAGAAGTTAAGAGTTTAGAAGGAGAAGGGTCAACCTTTAGCTTTACTGTATATATGGGAGTTTCTCATAATCAGAAAAAGGATAAAGGCGCAAAGAAAAAAAGAGTAAAGAAAGATCTTAAAGGGTCTAAAAGACCACGTATCCTGCTAGGTGAAGATGTTGAGGTAAATCAACTTCTTATGATGAGGCTTTTCTCAGATTATGGTGCCTACAGCTTAGATATTGCAAAAAATGGAGAAAGAGTAATAGAGTATCTAGACAGATTTCCATATGATTTAGTCATATTGGATTTAACTATGCCTATAATGGATGGTCTTGATGCAGCAGTACAAATAAGAAATAGTAGCAATAAAAAAGTAAGTAAGTTACCTATTATAGCGCTCACAGCAAGAACGTCTCAAGAAGAGCAGGATGCCGCAAAAGAGGCTGGTATGAATGCCTATCTTACAAAGCCTATAGATGCAGATTTACTCTTTTCAACAATAGAGCGACTCTTGTCTAGATATAAGCGTAAAGACAAAGTTCTTGAAGTCTCAGAAGAGGAAGAATAG
- a CDS encoding fructose 1,6-bisphosphatase, whose amino-acid sequence MSFADLYDSGFRQRNEDHFAAIVRVAMDDGVISNKEKAFLDRLARNLSISAEDYEIILKDYMSHPINPPTTYDRRLERLYDLTRMVHIDHEFEEEEPLLERLAIGLGFNTKNASYVVHKALTLVEENADLDTFQEEIKNMNR is encoded by the coding sequence ATGTCTTTTGCAGATTTATATGATAGCGGTTTCCGCCAAAGAAATGAGGATCACTTTGCAGCTATAGTGCGTGTCGCTATGGATGACGGTGTTATCTCAAATAAAGAAAAAGCGTTTTTAGATAGACTTGCTCGTAACCTCTCTATCTCTGCAGAGGATTATGAAATCATTCTTAAAGATTATATGTCTCACCCTATCAATCCCCCTACAACTTATGATAGAAGATTAGAGCGCTTATATGATCTTACTCGTATGGTACACATAGATCACGAGTTTGAAGAAGAAGAGCCTTTACTAGAGCGTCTTGCTATAGGTTTAGGCTTTAACACGAAGAATGCAAGTTATGTTGTGCACAAGGCCCTTACACTAGTTGAAGAAAATGCAGATCTTGATACTTTTCAAGAAGAAATTAAAAATATGAACCGCTAG
- a CDS encoding Rab family GTPase: protein MSVSKKIVLLGHFGVGKSSLLRRFVENTFSDNYVVTIGVHIMKKEVVVDTSNKVTLIIWDVEGTDDFTKYRPSYLMGASSFVYVFDASRPVTYSDLKYNLAHLKEKHPNVPVHIIGNKVDLVDAEEVKQALNEQEVQHSYLSSAKTGENVEQLFKDVAAQLLENA from the coding sequence ATGAGCGTATCTAAAAAAATTGTATTGTTAGGACATTTTGGTGTTGGTAAATCGTCACTTCTTCGCAGGTTTGTAGAAAATACTTTCTCAGATAATTATGTCGTGACCATAGGTGTTCACATAATGAAAAAGGAAGTAGTTGTTGATACAAGTAATAAGGTAACCCTTATTATATGGGATGTTGAGGGTACAGATGATTTTACTAAGTACAGGCCATCATACCTTATGGGAGCTTCTAGCTTTGTATATGTTTTTGATGCGTCAAGGCCAGTTACTTACAGTGACTTAAAATATAATCTAGCCCACCTAAAAGAAAAGCACCCTAATGTTCCTGTGCACATAATCGGGAATAAAGTGGATTTAGTCGATGCTGAAGAAGTAAAGCAAGCTCTAAATGAGCAAGAAGTTCAACATAGTTATCTTTCAAGTGCCAAAACTGGCGAAAATGTTGAACAGCTGTTTAAGGACGTGGCAGCCCAATTGTTAGAAAATGCTTGA